One Loxodonta africana isolate mLoxAfr1 chromosome 15, mLoxAfr1.hap2, whole genome shotgun sequence genomic window carries:
- the LOC100675222 gene encoding interleukin-1 receptor antagonist protein-like — MAVSFALLWSQDGNLQVPLSHLISLILLFHSEATGSPLQEKPYKMQTFRIWDVNQKVFYLSNNQLVAGYLQAANAKLEEKIYVVLTESPGGMFLGIHEGKLWLACVKSGEKNTLQLEEVNITDVGRNKEEAKRFAFIRSQNGSITSFESAAYPGWFLCTESEGDGPVNLTNKPGDTTKITQFYFHADQ; from the exons ATGGCAGTCTCCTTTGCCTTGCTGTGGTCACAGGATGGAAATCTTCAGGTTCCCCTCAGCCACCTAATCTCTCTAATCCTTCTGTTCCATTCAGAGGCAACTGGCAGTCCTCTTCAGGAAAAACCCTACAAGATGCAAACCTTCAG AATCTGGGACGTTAACCAGAAGGTCTTCTACCTGAGTAATAACCAACTAGTCGCTGGGTACTTGCAAGCAGCAAACGCTAAATTAGAAG AGAAGATATATGTGGTACTCACTGAGTCTCCTGGTGGTATGTTCCTGGGGATCCACGAAGGGAAACTGTGGCTGGCCTGTGTCAAGTCTGGTGAGAAGAACACACTCCAGTTGGAG GAAGTTAACATCACTGACGTGGGCAGGAACAAGGAAGAGGCCAAACGCTTCGCCTTCATTCGCTCACAGAATGGCTCCATCACCAGCTTCGAGTCAGCTGCCTACCCTGGCTGGTTCCTCTGCACAGAATCTGAAGGAGACGGACCTGTCAATCTCACCAACAAGCCTGGAGATACCACCAAGATCACCCAGTTCTACTTCCATGCAGATCAATAG